The following proteins come from a genomic window of Tenebrio molitor chromosome 9, icTenMoli1.1, whole genome shotgun sequence:
- the LOC138138140 gene encoding uncharacterized protein, translated as MAPTKPTGSAGKAETAAQNSESTPGTGAGSQSQTLDREEPVSWVYRLNKEALTAMLSGLGLEATGTVEELRRRLTKFLRDRAAETVVPAEEPATSAPVPSSVSVPAPSVPVQTQVLATSAPVSTPERSSRPVRVQDWRVTFNGKGDPVAFLERVEELCDSDGVDADQLLPHLPGLLQGEAAAWFRNNRQRWCDWKGFVTDFRLFYFPVSYQEDLEVEISRRLQRPTEPVTTYLTELQTLLRRHGNLQPEQQLSWMYRNLLPEYRLYLKRPELTDAATLLRSVRELEAVLREQTRPTGKPDKQTAPTEVPPSRPTTRPTPPERTTAPKTSATTPAPGPPSSTPVCWRCGQAGHFRHECTGPAKIFCSRCRKEGVMSKDCPCQPGNARGSAP; from the coding sequence ATGGCACCGACCAAGCCGACAGGATCCGCTGGGAAGGCCGAGACGGCAGCCCAGAACTCGGAGTCGACTCCGGGAACCGGAGCCGGCTCACAGTCGCAGACCCTGGACCGAGAGGAACCCGTTTCATGGGTCTACAGACTGAACAAGGAGGCCCTCACCGCGATGCTTTCCGGACTCGGCCTGGAGGCCACCGGAACGGTCGAGGAATTGAGGCGACGTTTAACCAAGTTTCTCCGAGACCGCGCAGCCGAGACGGTTGTGCCCGCTGAAGAACCTGCTACAAGTGCGCCAGTGCCAAGCTCAGTGTCCGTGCCCGCGCCCAGTGTTCCAGTGCAGACACAAGTGCTCGCGACTAGTGCTCCGGTGTCGACTCCGGAACGGTCATCCCGGCCGGTGAGAGTGCAGGACTGGAGAGTGACGTTCAACGGCAAGGGGGACCCGGTTGCCTTCCTCGAACGAGTCGAAGAACTGTGCGATTCCGACGGTGTCGACGCTGACCAGTTGCTGCCCCATCTACCCGGACTCCTACAAGGGGAAGCCGCCGCCTGGTTCCGAAACAATCGTCAACGGTGGTGTGACTGGAAAGGGTTTGTGACAGACTTTCGCTTGTTCTACTTTCCGGTCAGCTACCAGGAAGACCTGGAGGTCGAAATCAGCCGCCGACTCCAGCGACCGACCGAACCAGTGACAACTTACTTGACCGAGCTCCAGACACTGCTGAGACGGCATGGCAACCTCCAACCGGAGCAGCAGTTGTCCTGGATGTATCGGAACCTCCTTCCAGAGTACAGGTTGTATCTGAAACGGCCCGAGCTCACCGACGCCGCCACGCTGCTACGCTCTGTCCGAGAATTGGAAGCTGTGCTCCGGGAGCAAACGCGGCCCACCGGAAAACCGGACAAGCAGACCGCCCCCACAGAGGTACCGCCCAGCCGGCCGACAACCCGACCAACCCCACCAGAACGAACCACCGCACCGAAGACTTCCGCCACGACACCAGCCCCAGGACCGCCATCTTCCACCCCCGTGTGTTGGCGGTGTGGACAGGCGGGACACTTCCGCCACGAGTGCACCGGGCCCGCCAAGATTTTCTGCTCCCGTTGCCGAAAAGAAGGTGTCATGTCGAAGGACTGCCCGTGTCAACCGGGAAACGCCCGAGGCTCTGCACCCTAG